One window of Medicago truncatula cultivar Jemalong A17 chromosome 2, MtrunA17r5.0-ANR, whole genome shotgun sequence genomic DNA carries:
- the LOC11430702 gene encoding uncharacterized protein, translating to MSAAVCGSKRSFFEDLPPSPPVSSTKRLRCSSSPIRLSFPTLIDHLRNLFPNMDDQIIERALQECGNDLDAAIKSLHGLCLGSADENSVLAPQPDAAVETGVFENNGDASASGNQPAENNLPADGPGWINLFVSEMSCATSVDDARARAAKLLEVLEKSISTHASSGEITDLQKENLMLKYQIEVLTKERNCFKSAFRIQLERLSDYEDKDRELQQLKQLVSQYQEQIRTLEVNNYALQMHLNQAQKYNNPFPGRFPPMASNAISG from the exons ATGTCTGCTGCGGTGTGTGGAAGCAAGAGATCTTTCTTTGAAGACCTTCCTCCTTCACCACCAGTTTCTTCAACCAAGAGGCTTCGTTGTTCCTCTTCTCCGATTCGTCTTTCTTTTCCTACCCTAATTGATCATCTTCGTAATCTCTTTCCCAACATGGATGATCAG atCATTGAAAGAGCGTTACAGGAATGTGGCAATGATTTAGATGCTGCTATTAAGAGCTTGCACGGGCTTTGCTTAGGATCTGCTGATGAAAATTCTGTACTTGCTCCACAACCTGATGCTGCAGTTGAAACAG GTGTTTTTGAAAACAACGGGGATGCTTCTGCTTCTGGGAACCAGCCTGCTGAAAACAATCTTCCCGCTGATGGACCTGGATGGATCAACTTGTTTGTTAGTGAAATGTCATGTGCCACTAGTGTTGACGATGCTAGAGCCCGTGCTGCTAAACTGCTTGAGGTTTTGGAGAAATCGATCAGCACACATGCGAGTTCTGGGGAAATAACTGATCTTCAAAAG GAAAATTTGATGTTGAAATATCAGATTGAAGTCTTGACTAAGGAGAGAAATTGTTTTAAAAGTGCTTTTAGAATCCAGCTTGAACGCCTTTCTGATTATGAGGATAAAGACCGAGAGTTGCaacagttgaagcagttggTGTCTCAATACCAGGAACAGATCAGAACTCTTGAG GTTAACAACTATGCCTTGCAAATGCATCTGAATCAGGCACAAAAATACAACAACCCTTTTCCTGGGCGTTTCCCCCCGATGGCTTCTAATGCAATCAGCGGGTAG
- the LOC11432036 gene encoding uncharacterized protein — protein sequence MEMELNKLSDLLQKMEHHPSSSSSSSAAPTTPLEIVSRFRLRLLSLRARRSPPPDVHQKMQHPPSSSAALKPRRRRSSVLQSSDFNEIKDPTKKDRITKCATLAIRDYNSQTQNHYQLVVVDTFTSRYVNGFLYGITFQASNADVEYATFEARVFGFGKRELDLKKVIIIRMEGTSTWYNGTLMQLEDDAPIVMDVKDHKRNVYGLIKSAQQLRMPDVGSVMIKQDEGEETAEALPE from the exons ATGGAAATGGAATTGAACAAACTCTCAGACTTACTTCAAAAAATGGAACATCATCCTTCGTCTTCGTCTTCGTCTTCTGCTGCTCCTACCACCCCCTTGGAAATAGTCAGCAGATTTCGTCTTCGTCTATTGAGTCTTCGTGCTCGAAGGTCACCACCACCTG ACGTACATCAAAAAATGCAACATCCTCCTTCGTCCTCTGCTGCTCTGAAACCCCGCAGAAGAAGAAGCTCAGTTCTTCAATCAAGTG ATTTTAATGAGATCAAAGATCCTACCAAAAAGGATAGGATAACCAAATGTGCCACTTTGGCAATACGGGATTATAATTCACAAACTCAGAACCACTACCAATTGGTCGTTGTTGATACGTTTACTTCGCGATATGTTAACGGTTTCCTTTACGGTATCACCTTTCAAGCCAGCAATGCTGACGTGGAATATGCAACTTTCGAAGCCCGGGTGTTTGGATTTGGAAAAAGAGAGTTGGATTTAAAAAAGGTTATTATAATCAGGATGGAAGGGACCAGTACTtg GTACAATGGCACTCTCATGCAGCTG gaGGATGATGCTCCAATTGTGATGGACGTGAAAGATCATAAGAGAAATGTTTATGGCCTTATTAAATCTGCTCAACAGCTCAGGATGCCAGATGTTGGATCTGTCATGATAAAACAAGATGAAGGCGAGGAAACTGCTGAAGCATTGCCTGAGTAA